A genomic segment from Desulfonatronum lacustre DSM 10312 encodes:
- a CDS encoding ABC transporter ATP-binding protein: MRVKQSEGLFKRFLPYFALLGAVRLHFAAAIFFGVIFGIASGFGLPFMADRVFPVIFGPEPPSTAMLLAVTALIPVVFLIRAASGFLNVYLIHYCGGKVLEALRVRVFSKLQELPLAFYQKNKSGDLLARVVNDTGQLQGVVTTVANDLIKQPLTFVGALGAVVYLSMKQQDLLFVLLALLLVPICILPIRIIGKKLLHRAHRFLAQTADLTTILNENLTATKEVRAFGLEKREIRKFEQAAQSLFHWAMKVVKYSNILSPTIEVVAAVGVAGAVFYAASRGVSLETILPLIFALYMAYEPVKKLGRIHNEIRKGEASLERLEYILNTEDTVPDPEIPQSLSLGQVRGEIRFERVFFAYEQGIPVLQDVNATIAPGEVVALVGPSGAGKTTFANLIPRFYDVSAGAIHVDGLDVRDVRKEDLRRAMAIVPQDPVLFNDTVRSNILAGNQDAPPEAVEYAAQRAFAHEFIQELPHGYETVVGEKGMRLSGGQKQRLALARAFLRNAPILILDEATSALDATSEEMIQQALSGLIQDKTVLIIAHRFSTIRLASRIFLFQNGRIKATGDHEKLYITSNVYKKLYDQQYMA; encoded by the coding sequence ATGCGAGTAAAGCAAAGCGAAGGATTGTTCAAACGTTTTCTGCCCTATTTCGCCCTGCTGGGCGCGGTGCGGCTGCATTTCGCCGCGGCCATCTTTTTCGGGGTAATCTTCGGCATAGCCAGCGGCTTCGGGCTACCCTTCATGGCCGACCGGGTTTTTCCGGTCATTTTCGGTCCGGAACCGCCATCCACGGCCATGCTGCTGGCGGTGACCGCGCTCATTCCCGTCGTCTTTCTGATCCGCGCGGCCAGCGGCTTCCTGAACGTCTATCTGATCCACTACTGCGGCGGGAAGGTGTTGGAAGCGCTGCGGGTGCGGGTCTTCAGCAAACTGCAGGAACTGCCGCTGGCCTTTTATCAGAAGAACAAAAGCGGCGACCTTCTGGCTCGGGTGGTCAACGATACCGGGCAGTTGCAGGGGGTGGTGACCACCGTGGCCAACGACCTGATCAAGCAGCCGCTGACCTTTGTCGGAGCCCTGGGCGCGGTGGTCTACCTGTCCATGAAGCAGCAGGACCTGCTCTTCGTGCTGCTGGCCTTGCTACTGGTGCCGATTTGCATCCTGCCCATCCGGATCATCGGCAAGAAACTGCTCCACCGGGCGCACCGGTTTTTGGCCCAGACCGCGGACCTGACCACCATCCTGAACGAAAACCTCACGGCGACCAAGGAAGTCCGGGCCTTCGGCCTGGAAAAGCGGGAAATCCGCAAGTTCGAGCAAGCCGCTCAGAGTCTGTTCCACTGGGCCATGAAGGTGGTCAAGTATTCGAACATTCTTTCCCCGACCATCGAAGTGGTGGCCGCCGTCGGGGTGGCCGGGGCCGTGTTTTATGCGGCCTCCAGAGGGGTCAGCCTGGAGACGATCCTCCCCTTGATTTTCGCGCTGTACATGGCTTACGAGCCGGTCAAAAAACTGGGGCGGATCCATAATGAAATCCGCAAGGGCGAAGCCTCCCTGGAGCGCCTGGAGTATATTCTGAACACCGAGGACACGGTCCCAGATCCCGAAATTCCTCAGAGCCTGTCACTGGGCCAGGTGCGCGGGGAAATCCGTTTCGAGCGGGTCTTTTTCGCCTATGAGCAGGGCATCCCGGTGCTCCAGGACGTCAACGCGACCATTGCTCCCGGCGAGGTGGTGGCCCTGGTGGGGCCCAGCGGGGCGGGCAAGACCACCTTCGCGAACCTGATTCCCCGGTTCTACGACGTTTCCGCGGGTGCGATCCATGTTGACGGCCTGGACGTGCGCGACGTGCGCAAGGAAGACTTGCGCCGGGCCATGGCCATCGTGCCCCAGGACCCGGTGCTGTTCAACGACACGGTGCGCTCCAACATTCTGGCCGGCAACCAGGACGCCCCGCCCGAGGCCGTGGAATACGCCGCGCAGCGGGCGTTCGCCCACGAATTCATCCAGGAACTGCCCCACGGGTACGAAACCGTGGTCGGCGAAAAAGGCATGCGCCTTTCCGGCGGCCAGAAGCAACGCCTGGCCCTGGCCCGGGCTTTCCTGCGCAACGCCCCGATCCTGATCCTGGACGAGGCCACCTCGGCCCTGGACGCAACCAGCGAGGAAATGATCCAGCAGGCCCTGTCCGGATTGATCCAGGACAAGACCGTGCTGATCATCGCCCACCGCTTCAGCACCATCCGGCTGGCGTCACGAATCTTCCTGTTCCAAAACGGTCGGATCAAAGCCACCGGGGACCACGAAAAGCTCTACATCACGTCCAACGTCTACAAGAAGCTCTATGATCAGCAGTATATGGCGTAG
- a CDS encoding glycosyltransferase family 9 protein encodes MHSPTVLIIKPSSLGDIVHGLLVAQMIKVGFPEARIDWVCRDVFAPLVAACPVVDDVLLFQRHGGPTGFLRLIRAVRKRRYSHVLDMQGLARSGLIALAARADVVVGRDDAREGARIAYHRRTPLPTAGRDAHAVDVLAEFLPLLGLPRNVVARLPFRSPSRSPFRLFGRLPEMPPGTLRDNVHADRPGSPELSTKSPTPGQTSNQTSGPILLFPESSRPEKNWPGYAALTKLLLDALPDAFAAWAGAHAVPSPSGLAGFSESNTPRFLNMTGQTSLSELPWLIAQARLVVGNDSGPLHLAAAMGVPTLALFGPTAPAKYRPYPGDDRRNRVLCAPGGDMGLLRPEVALGAVLEAIRIQLSDLAQESG; translated from the coding sequence ATGCATTCTCCCACGGTTCTGATCATCAAGCCTTCGTCCCTCGGGGACATCGTTCACGGACTACTCGTCGCCCAAATGATCAAGGTCGGATTTCCGGAGGCCCGGATCGACTGGGTCTGCCGGGACGTTTTCGCGCCGCTGGTGGCGGCTTGTCCGGTGGTGGACGACGTCCTGCTCTTCCAGCGCCATGGCGGGCCAACGGGGTTTCTGCGCTTGATCCGCGCCGTGCGCAAACGGCGCTATTCCCATGTCCTGGACATGCAGGGCCTGGCCCGTAGCGGACTGATCGCCTTGGCGGCCCGGGCCGACGTGGTCGTCGGTCGCGACGACGCCCGTGAAGGGGCGAGGATCGCTTACCATCGGCGCACGCCCTTGCCAACCGCCGGCCGCGACGCCCACGCCGTGGACGTCTTGGCCGAGTTTCTGCCTCTTTTGGGCTTGCCCAGGAATGTCGTCGCCCGGCTGCCTTTCCGGTCGCCCTCCCGATCGCCTTTCCGGTTATTTGGACGTTTGCCGGAAATGCCGCCCGGAACCCTTCGCGACAACGTTCACGCAGACCGCCCCGGATCGCCAGAGCTTTCCACGAAAAGCCCGACGCCAGGCCAGACCTCAAACCAGACTTCGGGCCCGATCCTGCTGTTTCCCGAAAGCAGTCGGCCCGAAAAAAATTGGCCGGGCTATGCGGCGCTGACCAAGTTGCTGCTCGACGCCCTACCCGACGCTTTCGCGGCCTGGGCCGGAGCCCATGCCGTGCCAAGTCCCTCCGGTCTCGCGGGCTTTTCGGAATCGAACACTCCGCGTTTTCTGAACATGACCGGGCAAACCTCCCTTTCCGAATTACCCTGGCTCATCGCCCAGGCCCGTCTGGTGGTCGGCAACGACAGCGGGCCGCTGCACCTGGCCGCGGCCATGGGCGTGCCGACCCTGGCCCTGTTCGGTCCCACGGCCCCGGCCAAGTACCGCCCGTATCCCGGAGACGACCGACGCAATCGTGTCCTGTGCGCGCCTGGTGGCGACATGGGGTTGCTTCGGCCCGAGGTGGCCTTGGGGGCGGTGCTGGAGGCCATCCGGATACAACTCAGCGATTTGGCTCAAGAAAGCGGGTGA